From a region of the Buchnera aphidicola str. Ak (Acyrthosiphon kondoi) genome:
- the grpE gene encoding nucleotide exchange factor GrpE codes for MENKENKSNNEKFFKKNHIVEEQEKVLDMNSIQNQKIDSLKLELLQNQKKINDIELRKLADIENIKKNIEEKIRKIKKTEIERFLKTIIPVIDSLEEILISSNTSSIKDESVIKGIELILQSLLNILYKIGVKIEGQKNELFNPEIHTLISTESSKKIAPNHIVFTHKKGFTFNKVLLRKATVTISKN; via the coding sequence ATGGAAAATAAAGAAAATAAATCAAATAATGAAAAATTTTTTAAAAAAAATCACATAGTAGAAGAACAAGAAAAAGTACTTGATATGAATTCTATTCAAAATCAAAAAATAGATAGCCTCAAACTAGAACTGCTCCAGAATCAAAAAAAAATAAATGATATTGAATTACGAAAATTAGCTGATATAGAAAATATAAAAAAAAATATTGAAGAAAAAATAAGAAAAATAAAAAAAACAGAAATTGAAAGATTTTTAAAAACAATAATTCCAGTAATAGATTCTTTAGAAGAAATTCTAATATCATCTAATACATCAAGTATAAAAGATGAATCTGTAATAAAAGGAATCGAACTTATATTGCAATCTTTATTAAATATATTATATAAAATAGGAGTTAAAATTGAAGGTCAAAAAAACGAACTTTTTAATCCTGAAATTCATACATTAATTTCAACAGAATCATCTAAAAAAATAGCACCTAATCATATTGTTTTTACTCATAAAAAAGGATTTACTTTTAATAAAGTATTATTACGAAAAGCAACAGTTACAATTTCTAAAAATTAA